The Arachis duranensis cultivar V14167 chromosome 2, aradu.V14167.gnm2.J7QH, whole genome shotgun sequence genome has a window encoding:
- the LOC107473019 gene encoding uncharacterized protein LOC107473019, protein MAPRGPSQGRERDRTSRQEPEVNLNNPINNNGNGGREAQGPMALATFLKVNPPKFKGTTNPTEADTWFRAMERALQAQLVPEEQRVEFATYLLTGEASHWWQGARRLLQQGNDPITWDAFQVEFYKKYFPNSARTAKELELLQLKQGAMSVSEYTDKFEELFRFSRMCQGAPRDFEEWKCIKYEGGLRSEILSSVGPMEIRIFSELVNKSRIAEECVRKAVEAKNDRRESHRREHNQKYPTRGQECKRRGYSQRFPQRRNDLATNRNSQGKGREKQIVAASDVLSCQRCGGHHPNRPCRYDSGLCYNCGKLGHLVRDCPHRKDRETARSDFRT, encoded by the exons atggcgcctcgtggacccaGTCAGGGACGTGAGAGAGATCGTACTAGCAGGCAGGAACCGGAAGTCAACCTGAATAACCCG ataaacaataatggcaATGGCGGGAGGGAAGCTCAGGGCCCGATGGCACTGGCAACTTTcttaaaggttaatccacctaagttcaagggaaccaccaatCCGACTGAAGCTGATACTTGGTTTCGGGCCatggagcgagcactgcaagcacagTTGGTGCCTGAAGAGCAGCGTGTTGAATTCGCTACCTATCTGCTCACGGGGGAAGCATCAcattggtggcaaggggctCGACGTCTCCTACAACAGGGGAATGATCCTATCACTTGGGATGCCTTCCAGGTggaattctataagaagtactttccgaatTCCGCCAGAACAGCCAAGGAACTGGAGTTACTACAGCTGAAGCAAGGTGctatgtccgtatctgagtatacagaCAAATTTGAGGAGCTATTCAGGTTTTCCCGCATGTGTCAGGGAGCTCCAAGAGActttgaggaatggaagtgtattAAGTATGAGGGAGGACTTCGAAGTGAAATCCTGAGCTCCGTTGGACCGATGGAGATTAGGATCTTCTCTGAACTTGTGAACAAGAGCCGTATTGCTGAAGAATGTGTGAGGAAGGCTGTTGAGGCAAAGAATGACCGTCGGGAGTCCCACCGCAGGGAGCACAATCAAAAGTACCCAACAAGGGGTCAAGAGTGTAAGAGAAGAGGATACTCACAACGTTTTCCCCAAAGGCGAAATGACCTTGCGACGAATAGGAATTCCCAAGGAAAGGGTAGGGAAAAACAAATAGTGGCTGCCTCGGATGTTTTGAGCTGTCAGAGGTGTGGAGGTCATCACCCAAATAGACCGTGTCGTTATGATTCGGGTTTGTGTTACAATTGCGGCAAGCTAGGACATTTGGTCAGAGATTGCCCACACCGGAAGGATCGGGAGACTGCCAGGTCCGATTTTCGTACCTGA